The following proteins come from a genomic window of Sorghum bicolor cultivar BTx623 chromosome 3, Sorghum_bicolor_NCBIv3, whole genome shotgun sequence:
- the LOC8082523 gene encoding ABC transporter G family member 35, with protein sequence MNAAAELQKVATSMRGNSGGSGSGRPSAWWRAPDDAFSRSSSRREEEDDEEALRWAALERLPTCDRIHRAILPLGGGDCDGGGEAAPQVVDVLGLGPRERRALLERLVRVADEDNERFLLKIKERVERVGIDMPTIEVRFEHLSAEADVRVGSSGLPTVLNSITNKLEDVANALHVRRSRKQAIPILHDVSGIVKPRRMTLLLGPPRSGKTTLLLALAGRLDKDLKVSGKVTYNGHEMDEFVPERTAAYISQHDLHIGEMTVRETLEFSARCQGVGTRFDLLAELSRREKAGNIKPDTDIDAFMKACSMRGQEANVICDYILKILGLEICADTMVGDEMWRGISGGQRKRVTTGEMLVGPANALFMDEISTGLDSSTTFQIIKSLRQAIHNLGGTALISLLQPAPETYDLFDDIILLSDGQIVYQGPRESVLEFFSSLGFKCPERKGVADFLQEVTSRKDQKQYWVRHDKPYQYVSVKDFASAFQSFHVGRAIANELVVPFDKCKNHPSSLTTSRYGVSSWELLKANIDREILLMKRNSFVYIFKTLQLMMMSIMGMTIFFRNKMHHDSVTDGGIYFGALFFTVITIMFNGFSELALTVIKLPVFFKQRDLLFFPAWACTIPTWILRIPISFVEVGGFVFMAYYVIGFDPNVGRFFKQYLLLLAFNQMATSLFRFVGGAARNMIIANVFGGFILLSFMVLGGFILVRDKVKKWWIWGYWISPLMYAQNAISVNEMLGHSWDKILNSSMSNETLGVQSLKSRGVFPEAKWYWIGLGALIGFVMLFNCLFTLALAYLKPYGKSHPSISEEELKVKYANLSGNVVAGGNLPLGSSHLETVGITRSGSATVENHSGTTQRGMVLPFARLSLTFNNIKYFVDMPQEMKTLGVVGDRLELLKGISGSFKPGVLTALMGASGAGKTTLMDVLAGRKTSGYIEGNISISGYPKKQETFARVSGYCEQNDIHSPQVTVYESLVFSAWLRLPKDVDSNTRKVFIEEVMELVELKPLRNALVGLPGVNGLSTEQRKRLTIAVELVANPSIIFMDEPTSGLDARAAAIVMRTVRNTVDTGRTIVCTIHQPSIDIFEAFDELFLMKPGGEEIYVGPLGHHSSELIKYFEGIDGVKKIKNGYNPATWMLEVTTISQEQILGVDFSDMYKKSELYQRNKALIQKLSEPSAGSSDLHFRNQYSQSFFMQCVACLWKQNLSYWRNPAYNAIRLFFTTIIALISGTVFWDLGGKMSQSQDLLNTMGSMYAAVMFIGILNAKSIQPVVFVERTVFYRERAAGMYSALPYAFGQVSIELPYTLAQATIYGVIVYSMIGFKWTVAKFFWYLFFMYFTFLYFTFYGMMAVGLTPSYPVASIVSSAFYNIWNLFSGFIIPRPKVPIWWNWYCWACPVAWTLYGLVVSQFGDITTPMDNGVPVNVFVEKYFGFKHSWLGVVAVVVVAFAIFFALLFGFAIMKLNHQRR encoded by the exons ATGAACGCGGCGGCGGAGCTCCAGAAGGTGGCAACAAGCATGCGCGGCAACAGCGGCGGGTCCGGGTCGGGCCGCCCCTCCGCGTGGTGgcgcgcgcccgacgacgcgttcTCGCGCTCCTCTTcgcggagggaggaggaggacgacgaggaggcgcTGCGGTGGGCTGCGCTCGAGAGGCTGCCTACCTGTGACCGCATCCACCGCGCCATCCTCCcgctcggcggcggcgactgCGACGGCGGCGGGGAGGCGGCCCCGCAGGTGGTGGACGTGCTCGGCCTCGGCCCGCGCGAGAGGCGCGCGCTCCTGGAGCGCCTCGTGCGCGTCGCCGACGAGGACAACGAGCGGTTCCTGCTCAAGATCAAGGAACGCGTCGAACG GGTCGGGATCGACATGCCCACGATCGAGGTGCGGTTCGAGCACCTAAGCGCGGAGGCGGACGTGCGCGTCGGCTCCAGCGGACTCCCCACCGTcctcaactccatcaccaacaaGCTCGAGGACGTCGCCAACGCGCTGCACGTGCGCCGCAGCCGGAAGCAGGCGATTCCTATCCTGCACGACGTCAGCGGCATCGTCAAGCCCCGCAG AATGACTCTGCTGTTAGGTCCGCCCAGGTCAGGGAAAACAACCTTGCTGCTCGCCTTGGCCGGGAGGCTCGATAAAGACCTCAAG GTTTCAGGCAAAGTGACCTACAATGGGCATGAAATGGATGAGTTTGTGCCGGAGAGGACAGCCGCGTATATCAGCCAGCATGACCTTCACATTGGAGAGATGACTGTTAGAGAGACGCTTGAATTCTCTGCACGTTGTCAAGGTGTTGGCACTCGCTTCG ATTTGTTGGCTGAGCTTTCAAGGCGGGAGAAGGCAGGAAATATCAAGCCTGATACCGATATCGATGCATTCATGAAG GCTTGTTCAATGCGAGGACAGGAAGCAAATGTGATCTGTGACTATATACTGAAG ATATTAGGATTAGAAATATGTGCTGACACGATGGTGGGAGATGAGATGTGGAGGGGCATCTCTGGTGGACAACGGAAGCGTGTCACAACAG GCGAGATGCTTGTTGGTCCGGCCAATGCACTGTTCATGGATGAAATTTCGACTGGGCTTGACAGCTCCACTACATTCCAGATCATTAAGTCACTTAGACAGGCAATCCACAACCTCGGTGGCACAGCTCTCATCTCCTTGCTACAGCCTGCGCCCGAGACATATGATCTTTTTGACGATATCATACTGCTCTCGGATGGGCAGATTGTGTATCAGGGCCCCCGAGAAAGCGTGCTCGAATTCTTCTCGTCTCTTGGGTTCAAGTGTCCTGAGAGGAAGGGTGTGGCTGACTTTTTGCAAGAA GTGACGTCCAGGAAAGATCAAAAGCAATACTGGGTGCGGCATGACAAGCCGTACCAATACGTGTCAGTTAAGGATTTTGCATCTGCATTCCAGTCTTTCCATGTTGGGAGAGCTATAGCAAATGAGCTAGTTGTTCCTTTCGACAAGTGCAAAAACCATCCCTCTTCTCTGACCACCTCAAGATATGGTGTTAGTAGCTGGGAGCTGTTGAAAGCAAACATTGACCGAGAAATCTTGCTTATGAAGAGGAATTCCTTTGTCTACATCTTCAAAACTTTGCAG CTGATGATGATGTCCATAATGGGAATGACTATCTTCTTTCGTAATAAGATGCACCATGACTCAGTGACTGATGGTGGTATCTACTTCGGTGCGCTCTTCTTTACGGTGATCACAATCATGTTCAATGGATTTTCTGAGCTTGCACTCACTGTCATTAAGCTGCCAGTGTTCTTCAAGCAAAGAGATCTCCTCTTCTTTCCAGCATGGGCCTGCACCATACCCACATGGATCCTTAGGATCCCAATCTCTTTTGTTGAGGTTGGTGGGTTTGTTTTCATGGCATACTATGTCATTGGGTTTGACCCAAATGTAGGCAG GTTCTTCAAGCAGTATCTTCTTTTGTTAGCATTCAATCAGATGGCAACATCACTCTTCCGATTCGTTGGTGGGGCAGCAAGGAACATGATTATTGCAAACGTCTTTGGAGGATTCATCCTGCTAAGCTTTATGGTGTTGGGTGGATTTATTCTAGTAAGAG ACAAAGTGAAGAAGTGGTGGATATGGGGCTATTGGATCTCCCCACTGATGTATGCCCAGAATGCCATCTCAGTAAATGAGATGCTAGGGCATAGTTGGGACAAAATTTTGAATAGCTCTATGTCCAATGAAACCCTAGGTGTGCAATCCTTGAAGTCCCGTGGAGTCTTCCCAGAAGCAAAGTGGTATTGGATCGGCTTAGGTGCATTGATTGGATTTGTCATGCTTTTCAATTGTCTCTTCACACTTGCCCTAGCCTACCTGAAGC CATATGGGAAGTCCCATCCATCGATATCTGAAGAGGAACTGAAGGTGAAGTATGCAAACCTCAGTGGTAATGTTGTGGCTGGGGGCAACTTGCCACTAGGAAGTAGCCATTTAGAAACAGTTGGCATCACTAGATCCGGTTCAGCAACTGTTGAAAATCATTCTGGCACTACGCAAAGGGGTATGGTTCTTCCGTTTGCCCGGCTTTCACTAACTTTCAATAACATCAAGTACTTTGTTGACATGCCCCAG GAGATGAAAACACTTGGAGTAGTCGGAGACCGGTTAGAGCTCCTCAAAGGTATCAGTGGATCTTTCAAACCAGGAGTGCTGACCGCACTGATGGGTGCTAGTGGTGCTGGCAAGACAACACTAATGGATGTACTGGCTGGGAGAAAGACCAGTGGTTACATTGAAGGAAACATTAGCATTTCTGGATACCCAAAGAAGCAAGAGACCTTTGCACGTGTATCAGGATACTGTGAGCAGAATGATATCCACTCGCCGCAGGTGACAGTCTATGAGTCACTTGTTTTCTCAGCATGGCTCCGCCTTCCTAAAGATGTAGATTCAAACACCAGAAAG GTGTTCATTGAGGAGGTCATGGAGCTTGTGGAGCTCAAACCATTGAGAAATGCTTTGGTTGGACTTCCTGGTGTGAATGGTCTGTCAACTGAACAGAGGAAAAGATTGACCATTGCTGTGGAGCTGGTTGCAAATCCATCAATCATTTTCATGGATGAGCCAACCTCTGGTCTTGATGCCCGAGCAGCTGCAATTGTTATGAGGACAGTGAGGAATACTGTTGATACAGGTAGAACTATAGTCTGCACGATTCATCAGCCTAGCATTGATATATTTGAAGCATTCGATGAG CTTTTCCTTATGAAGCCAGGAGGAGAGGAGATCTATGTTGGTCCACTAGGCCATCATTCTTCTGAGCTGATTAAGTATTTTGAG GGAATTGACGGAGTCAAGAAAATTAAAAATGGCTACAATCCTGCGACATGGATGTTGGAAGTAACGACAATCTCGCAAGAACAGATACTAGGTGTTGACTTTAGTGACATGTACAAGAAATCTGAATTATACCA GAGGAACAAGGCCTTGATACAAAAGTTAAGCGAACCATCAGCAGGCTCAAGTGACCTTCATTTCCGTAACCAATACTCGCAGTCTTTCTTCATGCAATGCGTGGCTTGCTTGTGGAAGCAAAACCTGTCATATTGGAGGAACCCTGCTTACAATGCCATTAGGCTATTTTTCACAACTATCATAGCGCTTATCTCCGGCACTGTCTTCTGGGACCTTGGTGGTAAAAT GAGCCAATCACAAGATTTGCTCAACACCATGGGGTCCATGTATGCTGCAGTGATGTTCATTGGCATCTTGAATGCTAAATCTATCCAGCCAGTAGTCTTTGTGGAGCGGACTGTGTTTTACCGTGAAAGAGCTGCCGGCATGTACTCGGCTTTGCCATATGCATTTGGACAG GTTTCGATTGAACTCCCATACACTCTGGCTCAGGCCACCATATATGGGGTCATAGTGTACTCGATGATCGGGTTCAAATGGACAGTTGCCAAATTCTTTTGgtacctcttcttcatgtacTTCACCTTCCTCTACTTCACGTTCTATGGCATGATGGCTGTGGGCTTGACACCGAGCTACCCTGTCGCGTCAATCGTCTCCTCGGCATTCTATAACATCTGGAACCTCTTCTCTGGATTCATCATCCCTCGCCCC AAAGTCCCCATCTGGTGGAATTGGTACTGTTGGGCATGCCCTGTGGCATGGACGCTGTATGGGCTGGTTGTGTCTCAGTTTGGGGACATCACGACACCCATGGACAACGGTGTCCCCGTGAATGTGTTCGTGGAGAAGTACTTCGGCTTCAAGCACAGCTGGTTGGGCGTGGTGGCCGTGGTGGTCGTGGCATTCGCCATCTTCTTTGCTCTCCTATTCGGCTTCGCCATCATGAAGCTCAATCACCAGAGGAGGTAG